One window of Flavobacterium dauae genomic DNA carries:
- a CDS encoding T9SS type A sorting domain-containing protein, whose protein sequence is MKEKYLYIFLLFIITSFSVQAQTAKNSGIAEQTKTENPLEKVQIYPNPVTGGKIYINAENSSFKAIELYDMLGKRILVTEMNNYQKEINVSNLKAGVYILKLSEKNNSITRKIIIK, encoded by the coding sequence ATGAAAGAAAAATACTTATATATATTCTTACTGTTTATTATCACAAGCTTTTCTGTGCAAGCACAAACAGCCAAAAACAGCGGAATAGCAGAACAAACAAAAACCGAAAACCCTTTAGAAAAAGTTCAGATTTATCCGAACCCCGTTACTGGTGGAAAAATTTATATCAACGCCGAAAACAGTTCGTTTAAAGCCATTGAACTGTACGATATGTTGGGTAAACGCATTTTGGTAACAGAAATGAATAATTACCAAAAAGAAATTAACGTGAGTAATTTAAAAGCGGGGGTTTACATCTTAAAGCTGTCAGAAAAAAACAACAGCATTACCCGTAAAATAATTATAAAATAA
- a CDS encoding T9SS type A sorting domain-containing protein, translating into MKNFYTLITIIAASFAANAQANLIPNGSFENWTAGELDDWDIVIPTNGGSVVEESTDFHDGVKSVKITAPAGTGNVQLKLTDFPVTAGIEYTFSYWYKDESDNARIRHWGVWRDNVANVEVPVTGTNDMKPNYMPNTTGWQEVTFTVTPPTGTTHLRLDFRTYKETGDSGEILLDHVNFFEGTTSIKENNIDGLNIFPNPADDVLNITSNSTLDKNVQLFDLTGKKVLDVTTVSQVNVSTLKAGIYVAKIYEAGKTATRKVVIK; encoded by the coding sequence ATGAAAAATTTTTACACTTTAATTACAATTATTGCAGCTTCCTTTGCTGCGAATGCACAAGCTAACTTAATTCCTAATGGATCTTTTGAAAATTGGACTGCCGGCGAACTTGATGATTGGGATATTGTTATTCCTACTAACGGAGGAAGTGTTGTCGAAGAATCAACAGATTTTCACGACGGAGTAAAGTCTGTTAAAATAACTGCTCCCGCTGGGACAGGAAATGTCCAATTAAAATTAACCGATTTCCCTGTAACTGCTGGTATAGAATACACATTTAGTTATTGGTATAAAGATGAATCCGATAATGCTCGTATAAGACATTGGGGAGTTTGGAGAGATAATGTTGCAAATGTAGAAGTTCCTGTAACAGGTACAAATGATATGAAACCAAATTACATGCCTAACACTACTGGTTGGCAAGAAGTTACTTTTACAGTAACACCTCCTACTGGAACAACTCATCTTAGATTAGATTTTAGAACTTATAAAGAAACTGGTGATTCAGGCGAAATTTTGTTAGACCATGTTAATTTCTTTGAAGGAACTACTTCAATCAAAGAAAACAATATCGATGGTTTAAACATCTTCCCTAACCCGGCTGATGACGTTTTAAACATTACATCTAACAGCACATTAGATAAAAACGTACAGTTATTTGATTTAACAGGTAAAAAAGTATTAGATGTTACCACTGTTTCTCAAGTAAACGTATCTACATTAAAAGCGGGTATTTATGTAGCAAAAATCTACGAAGCTGGAAAAACAGCTACACGTAAAGTTGTTATTAAGTAA
- a CDS encoding LuxE/PaaK family acyltransferase, producing the protein MFTAEDIISIHTTKEFHKTAMKVFRFQFQHNEVYQKYCLLLKKSPENVKHLTEIPFLPIEFFKSKDILSSINPIQTTFTSSGTTGAITSKHHVTDLSFYEASCRSGFSKFYGNIEDYAVLALLPSYLEREGSSLIYMAKDFIERSNHPDSGFYLHNYKELAEKLIELDRNGQNVLLIGVTYALLDLIELQPFNLKNTIIMETGGMKGKRKELIREELHAILTNGFGVEKIHSEYGMTELLSQAYSLGDGIFECPPWMDILIRDTEDPLTMIENGKTGGINVIDLANINSCSFIATQDLGKKHPDFSFEVLGRFDHSDIRGCNLMVY; encoded by the coding sequence GTGTTTACAGCAGAAGATATTATTTCGATACATACCACCAAAGAATTTCACAAAACGGCTATGAAGGTATTCCGCTTTCAGTTTCAGCACAACGAAGTGTATCAAAAATACTGTCTGCTTTTAAAGAAAAGTCCTGAAAATGTAAAGCATTTGACCGAAATTCCTTTTTTGCCTATCGAATTTTTTAAATCAAAAGATATTTTAAGTTCAATAAATCCCATACAAACCACCTTTACAAGCAGCGGAACCACCGGAGCCATTACATCAAAACACCACGTAACCGATTTAAGCTTTTACGAAGCGAGTTGTCGCAGTGGCTTTTCAAAATTTTACGGAAATATTGAAGATTATGCCGTTTTAGCCTTGTTACCGTCGTATTTAGAACGCGAAGGTTCCTCGTTAATTTATATGGCAAAAGATTTTATTGAACGATCTAACCATCCCGATTCTGGTTTTTACCTGCATAATTACAAAGAATTAGCTGAGAAATTAATCGAATTAGACCGCAACGGACAGAATGTATTGCTGATTGGCGTTACCTATGCCTTATTAGATTTGATAGAACTGCAACCTTTTAACCTGAAAAACACCATTATTATGGAAACCGGCGGAATGAAAGGCAAACGGAAAGAATTAATTCGTGAGGAATTACACGCTATTTTAACGAATGGATTTGGTGTTGAAAAAATACATTCAGAATACGGAATGACCGAATTACTTTCGCAGGCTTATTCGTTAGGCGATGGTATTTTTGAATGTCCGCCGTGGATGGATATTTTAATTCGCGATACCGAAGATCCGCTAACGATGATTGAAAACGGAAAAACCGGTGGAATTAATGTGATTGATTTAGCAAACATCAATTCGTGTTCGTTTATTGCTACGCAAGATTTAGGCAAAAAACATCCCGATTTTTCTTTTGAAGTTTTAGGTCGTTTTGATCATTCTGATATCCGTGGCTGTAACTTAATGGTTTATTAA
- a CDS encoding 3'-5' exonuclease, translated as MIDKIVLPNILFLDIETVPQSQFFNDLPQETQQLFADKTQYQRKDDLTPEEFYDRAGIWAEFGKIICISVGYFTIKNAERQFRTKSIIGEEKQLLEEFNDLVKTHFSNPAFVFCGHNIKEFDIPYICRRMLINGINIPEKLQLFGRKPWEIPHLDTLELWKFGDYKHYTSLKLLTYVLGIPSPKEDIDGSEVRNVYYNEKNIDRIAKYCERDVVAVAQVFLRLRNEKLLKEEEIVSV; from the coding sequence ATGATTGATAAAATAGTTTTACCGAATATTCTGTTTTTGGATATTGAAACCGTGCCACAAAGTCAATTTTTTAATGATTTACCCCAAGAAACCCAGCAGTTGTTTGCCGATAAAACGCAATACCAGCGAAAAGACGATTTAACGCCCGAAGAATTTTATGATCGTGCAGGAATTTGGGCAGAATTTGGTAAGATCATCTGTATCTCGGTTGGATATTTCACCATAAAAAATGCCGAACGACAGTTTAGAACCAAATCGATTATTGGCGAAGAAAAGCAACTGTTAGAAGAATTCAACGATCTTGTAAAGACACATTTTTCAAATCCGGCATTCGTTTTTTGCGGACACAATATTAAAGAATTCGATATTCCGTATATATGCCGAAGAATGCTGATAAATGGAATAAACATTCCTGAAAAATTACAATTATTTGGCAGAAAACCTTGGGAAATTCCACATTTAGACACGTTGGAATTATGGAAATTCGGCGATTACAAACATTATACTTCATTGAAGTTACTCACGTATGTTTTGGGAATTCCATCACCCAAAGAAGATATTGACGGTAGCGAAGTAAGAAATGTGTATTACAACGAAAAAAACATTGACCGAATTGCAAAATACTGCGAACGCGATGTGGTTGCTGTAGCACAGGTTTTTCTGCGTTTAAGAAACGAGAAGCTTTTAAAAGAAGAAGAAATTGTTTCGGTTTGA
- a CDS encoding serine hydrolase domain-containing protein produces the protein MKISIKILKWFTIVFIAIIALMYIFDYGYLLRAVRVTYLTGHKTAFLEDYSYFNNREIKKGTAQPWNLSKNYNKIPATEKLNQTHKDLQTTSFLIIKNDSIFHESYFDIGKEDSKTNSFSMAKSIVTSALGKAIDLGMIQSLETKVIDFLPELTGKFAKEVTVGDLASMASGQKWDENYYGPTSVTTQAYFKTDLRSLMLSLPIDKKPGQQFIYQSGDTQLLAMVLEKATKMNLADFVSKYFWQPMGMEHDALWQIDHKNNGIEKAYCCVASNARDFAKFGKLYMQNGMWNGEQILSSAYIQKSVHPRFKESPQYGYGWWLSNYKNKHIYYMRGHLGQFVIVIPEDELIIVRLGHIKGLQTKTDPHSNDLYVYIDETYNMLNKQL, from the coding sequence ATGAAAATTTCTATAAAAATCCTTAAATGGTTTACAATTGTTTTTATAGCAATCATTGCACTTATGTACATTTTCGATTACGGTTACTTGCTTCGTGCGGTTCGCGTAACCTATTTAACTGGTCATAAAACAGCATTTTTAGAAGATTACAGCTATTTTAACAATCGCGAAATTAAAAAAGGAACGGCACAACCTTGGAATCTATCTAAAAATTACAATAAAATTCCGGCTACCGAAAAGCTGAATCAAACGCATAAAGACTTGCAAACAACATCGTTCTTAATCATTAAAAACGACAGTATTTTTCATGAAAGTTATTTCGATATCGGGAAAGAAGACAGCAAAACTAACTCGTTTTCTATGGCGAAAAGTATTGTAACATCGGCTTTAGGAAAAGCGATTGATTTGGGAATGATTCAAAGTTTAGAAACCAAAGTAATTGATTTTTTACCCGAACTAACGGGCAAATTTGCAAAAGAAGTTACCGTTGGCGATTTGGCAAGTATGGCATCGGGTCAAAAATGGGACGAAAATTATTACGGACCAACTTCGGTAACAACGCAAGCCTATTTTAAAACCGATTTGCGTTCGTTGATGTTAAGCTTACCGATTGATAAAAAACCGGGACAGCAATTTATCTATCAAAGTGGCGATACGCAATTACTGGCAATGGTTTTAGAAAAAGCTACAAAAATGAATCTGGCTGATTTTGTATCGAAATATTTCTGGCAACCAATGGGAATGGAACATGATGCACTGTGGCAGATCGATCATAAAAACAACGGAATTGAAAAAGCCTATTGTTGTGTAGCAAGTAATGCCCGCGATTTTGCAAAATTCGGAAAATTGTATATGCAAAACGGTATGTGGAATGGTGAACAAATTCTTTCTTCGGCATACATTCAAAAATCTGTACATCCACGTTTTAAAGAAAGTCCGCAGTACGGTTACGGCTGGTGGCTTTCTAATTACAAAAATAAGCACATTTACTATATGCGCGGACATTTGGGACAATTTGTTATTGTGATTCCCGAAGACGAATTAATTATTGTGCGTTTAGGACATATCAAAGGATTGCAAACCAAAACCGATCCGCACAGCAACGATTTGTATGTTTATATAGATGAAACGTATAATATGTTAAACAAACAGTTATGA
- a CDS encoding helix-turn-helix transcriptional regulator: MKTKIKIFRAIHNLTQAELAEKLGVTRQTINAIEAGKYAPSVELALRMSKMFDVTVNEIFQLDDE; the protein is encoded by the coding sequence ATGAAAACGAAGATTAAAATATTCCGCGCCATTCATAACTTAACGCAAGCAGAATTGGCAGAAAAATTAGGAGTTACAAGACAAACCATCAATGCAATCGAAGCCGGAAAATATGCACCTTCGGTAGAATTGGCTTTGCGTATGTCTAAAATGTTCGATGTAACTGTAAACGAAATTTTTCAGTTAGACGACGAATGA
- a CDS encoding fumarate hydratase, with protein MDFIYQDSYPVQKDNTQYRKISSDYVKVEKLGDREILTVDPKGLELLAETAMTDVSFMLRTAHLEKLRAIIDDPEATDNDRFVAYNLLQNAAVAVGGELPSCQDTGTAIVMAKKGENVYTGIDDAEALSKGIFNTYINKNLRYSQIVPISMFEEKNSGSNLPAQIDIYAKKGNSYEFLFLAKGGGSANKTFLYQQTKSLLNDKSLEAFIKAKIMDLGTAACPPYHLALVIGGTSAEATLATVKKASAGYYDHLPTTGNMAGQAFRDLEWEKRIQQICQESGVGAQFGGKYLVHDVRVIRLPRHAASCPVGLGVSCSADRNIKGKITEEGIFVEQLETNPARLLPETAPHLEEPIHIDLDQPMDQILAELTKHPIKTRLMLNGTVIVARDIAHAKIKEMLDNGEPMPEYFKNHPVYYAGPAKTPEGMASGSFGPTTAGRMDSYVDLFQENRGSMIMLAKGNRSQQVTDACAKHGGFYLGSIGGPAAILAKDNILHVEVVDFPELGMEAVRKITVKDFPAFIITDDKGNDFFQNL; from the coding sequence ATTGATTTTATATATCAGGATTCGTATCCTGTACAAAAAGACAATACACAGTATCGTAAAATTTCTTCAGATTACGTAAAAGTTGAAAAATTAGGAGATCGCGAAATTTTAACGGTTGATCCAAAAGGATTGGAACTATTAGCAGAAACAGCAATGACCGATGTTTCGTTTATGCTGCGTACCGCTCATTTAGAAAAATTACGCGCTATTATTGATGATCCCGAAGCGACTGATAACGACCGTTTTGTAGCGTACAATTTATTGCAAAACGCAGCAGTGGCTGTTGGTGGCGAATTACCATCGTGCCAAGATACGGGAACGGCAATTGTAATGGCAAAAAAAGGCGAAAATGTTTATACCGGAATTGATGATGCCGAAGCATTGTCAAAAGGTATTTTCAACACCTATATCAACAAAAATTTACGTTATTCTCAAATCGTTCCTATTTCAATGTTCGAAGAGAAAAACTCGGGATCTAACCTTCCTGCACAAATTGATATCTATGCTAAAAAAGGAAATTCGTACGAATTTTTATTCCTTGCAAAAGGTGGCGGATCGGCAAATAAAACCTTTTTATATCAGCAAACAAAATCGTTATTAAACGACAAATCGTTAGAAGCTTTCATAAAAGCAAAAATTATGGATTTGGGAACGGCTGCTTGCCCACCTTACCATTTAGCGTTGGTTATTGGCGGAACTTCTGCCGAAGCAACATTAGCAACCGTTAAAAAAGCTTCTGCAGGATATTACGATCATTTACCAACAACCGGAAACATGGCAGGTCAGGCTTTCCGTGATTTAGAATGGGAAAAACGCATTCAGCAAATTTGTCAGGAATCTGGTGTAGGTGCGCAATTTGGAGGAAAATATTTAGTGCACGATGTTCGTGTAATTCGTTTGCCACGCCACGCGGCATCTTGTCCGGTTGGTTTGGGTGTTTCGTGTTCTGCCGATAGAAACATTAAAGGAAAAATTACCGAAGAAGGAATTTTTGTGGAACAGTTAGAAACAAATCCTGCGAGATTATTGCCAGAAACGGCTCCGCATTTAGAAGAACCGATACATATTGATTTGGATCAGCCAATGGATCAGATTTTGGCAGAACTGACCAAACATCCAATCAAAACTCGATTAATGTTGAACGGAACCGTTATTGTTGCTCGTGATATTGCCCATGCAAAAATTAAAGAAATGTTAGATAACGGCGAACCAATGCCTGAATATTTTAAAAATCATCCCGTTTATTACGCAGGACCTGCAAAAACACCGGAGGGAATGGCTTCAGGTTCTTTTGGACCAACAACTGCGGGGCGTATGGACAGTTATGTTGATTTATTTCAAGAAAACCGCGGATCTATGATTATGTTGGCAAAAGGAAACCGTTCGCAACAGGTTACCGATGCTTGTGCAAAACACGGCGGTTTTTATTTAGGATCAATTGGCGGACCAGCAGCTATTTTGGCAAAAGACAATATTTTACACGTTGAAGTAGTTGATTTCCCTGAATTAGGAATGGAAGCCGTTCGTAAAATTACCGTAAAAGATTTCCCTGCATTTATTATTACTGATGATAAAGGAAACGATTTCTTTCAAAATTTGTAA
- a CDS encoding uroporphyrinogen-III synthase, giving the protein MKVKSILVSQPEPKVENSPYFDLQQKYKIKIDFRPFIHVEGVNAKEIRQQKIDLNNYTSIILTSKNSVDHYFRVAEEMRFKVPETMKYFCQSEAVAYYLQKYVVYRKRKIYVGQKDFVDLSPLIKKFKDEKFLLPASDKLNDDVPQTLNDLNINWTQGIFFRTAMSDLSDLADVKYDVLCFFSPTGVNSLFKNFPDFVQGNTRIGVFGGTTKKEAEDCGLRVDIMAPTPEAPSMTMALDQYIAKANK; this is encoded by the coding sequence ATGAAAGTGAAATCAATTTTGGTGTCACAGCCAGAACCTAAAGTGGAGAATTCTCCGTATTTTGACTTACAGCAGAAGTACAAAATTAAGATTGACTTTAGACCTTTCATTCACGTTGAAGGTGTAAACGCCAAAGAAATCCGTCAACAAAAAATTGATTTGAATAATTACACATCAATTATTCTTACCAGTAAAAATTCTGTTGACCATTATTTCAGAGTAGCAGAGGAGATGCGTTTTAAAGTTCCAGAAACAATGAAATATTTCTGCCAGTCTGAAGCGGTTGCCTATTATTTACAAAAGTATGTGGTATATCGTAAACGTAAAATTTATGTTGGACAAAAGGATTTTGTTGATTTATCGCCGCTTATTAAGAAATTTAAAGACGAAAAATTTCTGTTGCCAGCTTCAGATAAATTAAACGATGATGTACCGCAAACACTCAACGATTTAAATATCAACTGGACGCAGGGAATCTTTTTTCGTACCGCTATGAGCGATTTGTCTGATTTAGCCGATGTAAAATACGATGTACTGTGCTTTTTCAGCCCAACAGGAGTGAACTCGTTGTTTAAAAACTTTCCCGATTTTGTTCAAGGAAATACAAGAATTGGTGTTTTTGGTGGAACAACCAAAAAAGAAGCCGAAGATTGTGGTTTGCGTGTAGATATTATGGCACCTACCCCCGAAGCTCCGTCTATGACCATGGCATTAGACCAATACATTGCAAAAGCAAATAAATAA
- a CDS encoding DUF4271 domain-containing protein, with translation MEIDFLHRNIFSIDWATVLFVLTFAAIVITRVTFPNRFDDFLRLAVSNKYLSTYRDSNNMKSGFTISMFFVQMISLSLFIHYIVSLTGYSQVSNFAAYLRILSILVFFVLVKYFLEKIIAVCFNMEDFAEQYNLVKVSYRSYVGLLFFPVIAIMFYNRFSFHHILWIVVGLFLLFNIILFGLLLKNHQKTFNQFLFYFILYLCTFEIAPYIILYRWFVVSKT, from the coding sequence ATGGAAATAGATTTTTTACACAGAAACATTTTTTCAATTGATTGGGCTACGGTTTTATTTGTTTTAACCTTTGCGGCCATTGTTATTACACGGGTTACTTTTCCAAACCGGTTTGACGATTTTTTAAGGCTGGCTGTTTCAAATAAGTATCTTTCTACCTATCGCGACAGCAACAATATGAAAAGTGGCTTTACAATAAGTATGTTTTTTGTACAGATGATCTCTTTAAGTTTGTTTATACATTATATTGTTAGCCTAACAGGATATTCGCAGGTGTCTAATTTTGCAGCTTATTTGCGGATATTAAGTATATTGGTGTTTTTTGTGCTGGTAAAGTATTTTTTAGAAAAAATAATTGCCGTTTGCTTTAATATGGAAGATTTTGCCGAACAATACAATCTGGTAAAAGTAAGCTACCGTTCTTATGTGGGTTTATTGTTTTTTCCTGTAATAGCCATTATGTTTTACAACCGTTTTTCGTTTCATCATATATTATGGATCGTGGTAGGGTTATTCTTACTTTTTAACATCATTTTATTTGGTTTGCTCTTAAAAAATCATCAAAAAACATTTAACCAATTTTTGTTTTATTTTATTTTGTATCTTTGCACCTTTGAAATAGCACCATATATTATCCTATATCGCTGGTTTGTTGTTTCTAAAACATAA
- a CDS encoding polyprenol monophosphomannose synthase has translation MKQNIVVIPTFNEIENIADILYAVMKLDTPIDILVVDDNSPDGTSEKVLQIAEEFPDRIFLLKRMKKNGLGTAYVAGFNWALKHNYEYIFEMDADFSHNPNDLPKLLEVCKNVADVAIGSRYVKGVNVVNWPLSRVLLSYFASVYVRFVTSMNVMDTTAGFICYHRSVLEQINLDKIKFVGYAFQIEMKYRAFSRNFNLVEVPIIFTDRTKGKSKMSGSIIKEAVFGVLQLRFKKLFNKL, from the coding sequence ATGAAGCAAAATATAGTCGTAATACCTACTTTTAACGAAATTGAAAATATTGCTGATATTTTATATGCCGTTATGAAGCTTGATACACCAATAGATATTTTGGTGGTTGATGATAATTCGCCCGACGGAACTTCGGAAAAAGTATTACAAATTGCAGAAGAATTTCCCGACCGGATTTTTCTTTTGAAACGAATGAAAAAAAACGGATTGGGCACCGCTTATGTAGCTGGTTTTAATTGGGCATTAAAACACAACTACGAATATATTTTTGAAATGGACGCCGATTTTTCACACAACCCAAACGATTTACCAAAGTTGTTAGAAGTGTGTAAAAATGTAGCCGATGTTGCCATTGGTTCGCGCTATGTAAAAGGAGTTAACGTGGTTAACTGGCCTTTAAGTCGTGTGCTGTTATCGTATTTTGCATCGGTTTACGTGCGGTTTGTTACCAGTATGAATGTTATGGATACCACGGCAGGTTTTATTTGTTATCATCGTTCGGTTTTAGAGCAGATCAACCTGGATAAAATTAAATTTGTAGGATATGCTTTTCAGATCGAAATGAAATATCGCGCATTTTCACGTAACTTTAACCTGGTAGAAGTTCCGATTATTTTTACCGATCGAACCAAAGGAAAATCTAAAATGTCGGGCAGTATTATTAAAGAAGCTGTTTTTGGCGTTTTACAATTACGATTTAAAAAACTATTTAATAAATTATAA
- a CDS encoding dihydroorotase, producing the protein MSTLLIKNGTIVNEGKVFKADIFIENEIISKIDTQITVAADKVIDASGLHIFPGVIDDQVHFREPGLTHKGNIETESKAAIAGGVTSFIEQPNTVPNAVTQEILEEKYQIAANTSYANYSFMMGGTNDNLEEVLKTNPRNVAGIKLFLGSSTGNMLVDNEEVLEKIFSSTKMLIAVHCEDEQTIRENLEKAKEQFGDDIPITQHPVIRSAKACYKSSSKAIELAKKTGARLHIFHISTGIETDLFRNDIPLEEKMITAEVCVHHLYFSDEDYKTKGNFIKWNPAVKSASDREKIWEALLDDRIDVIATDHAPHTLEEKSQKYSQAPSGGPLVQHSLITMLEFAKAGKISLEKVAQKMMHNPAILFKIEKRGFIKEGFFADLALVDLNSEKWTVTKENVLAKCGWSPLEGVDFTTKVKSTILNGKLVMENGVISEERFGQRLLFNR; encoded by the coding sequence ATGAGTACTCTTTTAATTAAAAACGGAACCATAGTTAACGAAGGAAAAGTTTTTAAAGCCGATATTTTTATCGAAAACGAAATCATTTCTAAAATAGATACACAAATTACGGTTGCTGCCGATAAAGTGATCGATGCTTCGGGATTGCACATTTTTCCCGGTGTAATTGATGATCAGGTACATTTTCGCGAACCCGGATTAACACACAAAGGCAACATTGAAACAGAATCTAAAGCGGCAATTGCAGGCGGAGTAACATCGTTTATTGAACAACCAAACACGGTTCCAAACGCTGTTACACAAGAAATTTTAGAAGAGAAATATCAAATTGCTGCCAATACATCGTACGCGAATTATTCGTTTATGATGGGCGGAACTAACGATAATTTAGAGGAAGTTTTAAAGACAAATCCGCGTAATGTTGCTGGAATTAAGTTGTTTTTAGGATCATCAACAGGAAATATGTTGGTTGATAACGAAGAAGTTCTGGAGAAGATATTTTCATCAACCAAAATGCTTATTGCTGTTCATTGCGAAGACGAACAAACCATTCGCGAAAATCTTGAAAAAGCAAAAGAACAGTTTGGTGACGATATTCCGATAACGCAACATCCAGTAATTCGTAGTGCAAAAGCGTGTTATAAATCATCTTCAAAAGCTATTGAATTAGCGAAGAAAACAGGTGCGCGTTTACATATTTTCCATATTAGCACCGGAATTGAAACCGATTTGTTTAGAAACGATATTCCGTTAGAAGAAAAAATGATTACTGCCGAAGTTTGCGTGCATCACTTGTATTTTTCAGACGAAGATTACAAAACAAAAGGAAATTTCATAAAATGGAATCCGGCGGTAAAATCAGCATCAGACCGAGAAAAAATATGGGAAGCTTTGTTAGATGACCGCATTGATGTAATTGCTACCGATCACGCACCACATACATTAGAAGAAAAATCACAGAAATATTCTCAAGCTCCGTCTGGCGGACCGTTGGTTCAGCATTCATTGATTACCATGTTGGAATTTGCAAAAGCAGGTAAAATATCGTTAGAAAAAGTGGCTCAAAAAATGATGCACAATCCGGCAATTCTGTTCAAAATAGAAAAACGTGGTTTTATAAAAGAAGGTTTCTTTGCCGATTTGGCTTTGGTTGATTTAAACAGCGAAAAATGGACAGTTACTAAAGAAAACGTATTGGCAAAATGTGGTTGGTCACCTTTGGAAGGTGTTGATTTTACTACAAAAGTGAAATCGACTATTTTAAACGGAAAGCTTGTTATGGAAAACGGTGTTATCAGCGAAGAACGTTTTGGTCAACGATTGTTATTCAACAGATAA
- a CDS encoding DUF4296 domain-containing protein, with the protein MKNVISIFFLIILVGCSKTEKAEIPQGKMVDILYDLTVSSSARSTANRRDTIQYVVDYKQILKKHGIDSLKFVKAQKIYQQDPDVYAVIYDSVNKRIQKKLEEVRATEPDKEEEKLRPLMNVKDFKSLRRNKE; encoded by the coding sequence ATGAAAAATGTAATATCAATATTTTTTTTAATCATTCTTGTTGGTTGTTCAAAAACAGAGAAAGCCGAAATTCCGCAAGGAAAAATGGTCGATATTTTGTATGATTTAACCGTATCTTCAAGTGCGCGAAGTACAGCAAACAGAAGAGATACCATTCAATATGTGGTAGATTACAAGCAGATTCTAAAAAAACACGGTATAGACAGTTTAAAGTTTGTCAAAGCACAGAAAATTTATCAGCAAGATCCCGATGTTTATGCCGTTATTTACGATTCTGTAAACAAAAGAATACAGAAAAAGTTGGAAGAAGTACGTGCCACAGAACCAGATAAAGAAGAAGAAAAACTAAGGCCGCTAATGAATGTAAAAGATTTCAAATCATTACGCCGTAACAAAGAATAA